The Salvelinus fontinalis isolate EN_2023a chromosome 24, ASM2944872v1, whole genome shotgun sequence genome has a segment encoding these proteins:
- the LOC129821806 gene encoding complement C1q tumor necrosis factor-related protein 5-like → MKSPQILLLLVLLVNFSNQLEDNKIPPSLCTGHPGIPGTPGLHGGAGQPGRDGRDGRDSAPGEKGEKGVGGEPGDTGFRGLTGDQGNPGDKGDMGQSGECAIAPKSAFSAKLSEGRTKPVAAEDAVRFDKVILNEQGDYDMETGRFTCKVPGVYYFAVHATVYRASLQFDLMKNGHTMASYFQFYGNWPKPASLSGGSLLHLIPGDQVWVQMALGEYSGFYSSSKTDSTFTGFLVYSDWKNSAVFAKGEGV, encoded by the exons ATGAAATCACCCCAGATTCTACTCCTCCTCGTTCTACTGGTCAACTTCTCCAACCAATTAGAAGACAACAAGATACCGCCCAGTCTGTGTACGGGACACCCAGGCATCCCAGGCACCCCTGGGTTGCACGGAGGTGCTGGCCAACCAGGAAGAGATGGGAGGGACGGGCGTGATTCTGCcccaggggagaagggagagaaaggagtcggGGGAGAGCCAG GTGACACAGGCTTTAGGGGCCTCACTGGAGACCAGGGGAACCCTGGAGATAAAGGAGACATGGGGCAGTCGGGGGAATGCGCCATCGCtcccaaatcagccttcagcgcCAAGTTGTCCGAGGGTCGCACCAAGCCCGTGGCGGCGGAAGACGCTGTGCGCTTTGACAAGGTAATACTCAACGAGCAGGGCGACTACGACATGGAAACAGGACGTTTCACCTGCAAAGTGCCCGGCGTCTACTACTTTGCGGTCCACGCCACCGTCTACCGGGCCAGCCTGCAGTTTGACCTGATGAAAAACGGTCACACGATGGCGTCGTATTTCCAGTTCTATGGGAACTGGCCCAAGCCAGCGTCTTTGTCCGGGGGCTCGCTGCTGCACCTCATCCCGGGCGACCAGGTGTGGGTACAGATGGCGTTGGGAGAGTACAGTGGCTTCTACTCCAGCTCTAAGACTGACAGCACCTTCACTGGCTTCTTGGTGTACTCGGACTGGAAAAACTCTGCTGTCTTCGCCAAGGGCGAAGGGGTGTAG